A genomic region of Salvelinus namaycush isolate Seneca chromosome 7, SaNama_1.0, whole genome shotgun sequence contains the following coding sequences:
- the si:dkey-37o8.1 gene encoding elongation factor 1-alpha, which produces MVRERTHINVVIIGHVDSGKSTTTGHLVYKCGGVDPRTIEKFEKAAAQMGKSSFKYAWVLDKLKVERERGITIDISLLKFNTHKYTITIIDAPGHRDFIKNMITGTSQADVALLVVSAAKGEFEAGISRNGQTREHALLAYTLGVKQIIVAVNKMDVTEPPYNQKRFGEVVKSVSTFLKRIGYDPTAVPFVPISGWTGENMLAPSQKMSWFKGSKVKSGQGHANGTTLLEVLDYIHPPVRVANKPLRLPLQDVYKIGGVGTVPVGKIETGILKPGMTLMFSPAKLTAEVKSIEMHHEGLQMAGPGHNVGFNIKNVSVKNLRRGDVAGNAQHDPPSDVNSFVAQLIILNHPGKIKTGYSPVLDCHTTHVTCRFAELREKIDRRTGKKLEDFPQTLQSGDAATVKMSPNRPLCVESFFTYPPLGRFAARDLKQTVAVGVIKSVDKDHGSKKHAQKGQVSK; this is translated from the exons ATGGTGAGGGAGAGAACCCACATAAACGTGGTCATCATTGGCCATGTTGACAGCGGAAAGTCAACCACCACTGGTCACCTGGTCTACAAATGCGGTGGTGTCGACCCAAGAACAATTGAGAAGTTTGAGAAGGCTGCAGCCCAG ATGGGCAAGAGCTCTTTCAAATATGCCTGGGTGTTAGACAAACTGAAAGTTGAGAGGGAGCGGGGAATTACCATTGACATTTCATTGCTGAAAttcaacacacacaaatacactatCACGATAATTGATGCTCCAGGCCATCGTGACTTCATCAAGAACATGATCACAGGGACATCACAG GCTGATGTTGCCCTCCTGGTCGTGTCTGCGGCCAAAGGGGAGTTTGAGGCTGGTATCTCCAGGAATGGCCAGACCAGGGAACATGCCTTGCTCGCCTACACGCTTGGTGTCAAGCAAATCATTGTCGCTGTAAACAAAATGGATGTGACTGAGCCACCATACAACCAGAAGCGCTTTGGTGAAGTGGTCAAAAGCGTGAGCACTTTCCTCAAAAGAATCGGCTATGATCCCACTGCTGTGCCTTTTGTTCCGATCTCTGGCTGGACCGGTGAGAACATGCTTGCCCCATCTCAGAAA ATGTCCTGGTTCAAAGGCTCTAAAGTCAAGAGCGGACAAGGGCATGCAAATGGGACAACTCTACTTGAAGTCCTGGACTACATCCATCCACCAGTGCGTGTAGCCAACAAGCCTCTGAGGCTGCCCCTGCAGGATGTATACAAGATTGGAG GAGTGGGCACGGTTCCAGTGGGGAAGATCGAGACGGGGATCCTGAAGCCCGGCATGACCCTGATGTTCTCTCCCGCCAAGCTGACTGCCGAGGTCAAGTCCATTGAGATGCACCACGAGGGTCTGCAGATGGCTGGGCCTGGCCACAACGTGGGCTTCAACATCAAGAACGTGTCTGTAAAGAACCTCCGCCGTGGTGATGTGGCGGGGAACGCCCAGCATGACCCTCCCTCTGATGTCAACAGCTTTGTGGCACAG CTCATAATCCTGAATCATCCTGGCAAAATCAAGACTGGCTACTCTCCCGTACTGGACTGCCACACCACCCATGTGACCTGCCGCTTTGCAGAGCTGAGGGAGAAGATTGACCGTCGCACAGGGAAGAAGCTGGAGGACTTTCCCCAGACCCTGCAGTCTGGTGATGCTGCCACTGTCAAGATGAGCCCCAACAGACCCCTCTGTGTGGAGAGTTTCTTCACCTACCCTCCTTTAG GTCGGTTTGCAGCGAGGGACTTGAAACAGACTGTTGCTGTGGGAGTCATTAAGTCAGTGGATAAGGACCATGGATCAAAGAAGCATGCACAGAAAGGCCAAGTCTCAAAATAA